The genomic region GAAGCTACTCACCATCTGTGTAATCTTCAGAGGACAGGGACAGGAGACTCTGCACATCACTATTTTCTGATTCTGCTCCTTCCCGTCCTAAAGTCCTGCTCTCTGCAGCAGCTGCCCACTGTGAAGAAGTCTGGTGGACCAGCACAGTCTCCGAGCGATGTGTGCTCCCTGCTGGACATTGTGACATATTTGTGTTAGTTTGGCCTGAGGCATGATTAGattccatacattgttccctggtGTTGGAATGAGACACTCCCTGCTGGATGTTTCGATCCTCCCCTGGTCCTTCAGATAATACTATCTGGACACGAGAGCTAGCAGAATGGATACAGTTTCCTGCACTGCCATACACTGCTTCTTCATAAGAAGGAAGAGCAACTTGCACACCATCAACCATGATAGACACTTGTTCTCCTGGCACACAAGCGTCTCGTCTGTTAGAGatattaagaaaaaaagtattaCACATAAAAACATCAAATTTTCCATGGAAAGTGGGAAAAATTTACAAACCCCTACTGGTAAGCGGTTTCTCTTTTGCTTTAGTTTTAATTCACAGTAATTTTCCTTAAACCATTCCAAACCACACAATGCATGGAAGCCTCCACTCCATGGGGTTGCCCAAGACTACACCCGAGTGCTGTACTTTGTTCTTGGGAGCACAGAAAAGACCAGAGTGCATGCCAAATGCAGCACGTGCTCCACACTGAGCGCCGGGTCATGTCAGCTAAGTCTCTATTCAACTACATACAATAAAACATCTCAAAAAGACTGCCTCTGAGATGAGTATTACCCGACCTAACCCTTATCCAGCCCAGACTTCAAGAGGCTGATTTTCAGTGAACCATACATTATGCAAAGTGGAAACTGTCTTTGAAAAGACCATCGCTATAGAAGACCACTATTCAATTAAATTTCATTTAATCTTCTCAAAGTGGTTTAACTGTACGTCACACCAAGTCCGAAAAGAAACTTTTGCAGCAGTCACTGAATTTTGTCTTTCTGGTTTCACAGAAACCATTAGAGTATGttgacactgaggaattggagcagAATTGAAGGAGAATAATTTCAGGTTTTTTGCCATTTTCTCCCTTGCacagaatttgtgcggaatttccTTATGGAATTCCACACAAAACTCATTTtgtcagtagaaaaaaaaaaatcctattgacTTAAATGGACTTTTACTTGGGGATtcaatatgaaaaaaatgaacatgttctctCTTCAGGCGAAACAAAATTCAGTGTCGGATCAGTGAGATCAGGGCAGCAGAAAGTCAATTAACAGGCAATGGAACTTTCAATCTTGGATGATTTGAAGTGGAATAAGCAAGATTACTGGAGTAAATTCCTatcaaattcctcagtgtgaacatacccttaagcaaTAAAAGCTCGTAAATTTAGCTTTGGGTGACTAAGTGTGCCAACTAACCAACATTCCAAACAATACCATACTGTATGCATAGATAAGTAAATGGTCACCTACCTGCTATGGTGAAAGGACTTGATCTTGGGCTGTAGAAGCACAAACAAGACAATAAGGAGCAATATCAAGGCCACTGAGCTCGCAGTTGAGGCAACAATTGAAAGTGTTGGGACCCCAAGACTGGTATTTCTGTTGGTTTCTaaagtaaaaagtaaagaattaaTATCACCCTTTCAAAACATTGAGCTGAATAGGAAAACCTAgtaaggctatgctcacacagtggaatttccatgtgGCATTCCGACGAAAATTCAGCTGTTATTTAAtgcctattgatttcaataggatcccGCAGTtccattcagacagcagaaattccgctttctGCAAAAATATAAGATTGGTCTTTTAgtatgcggaatcccatagaagtcactGGGCGTGAAATTAGGTGGAATTCTGTGTTCTAAGAACACAGAACTTCCACAATTCCATTCAGAAAGCTTTGCCGAActgaatttctgcagaatttttaCCATGTTAAAGTGGTAATCAAGAatcaaatattttatcccctatccattgtatGCGGGAATGCCTCTCCCCTCCGTTCCGCCCCCTCccccagacatgaatggagggggcgtgaccttacaccacgtctccagtcccggaggtttccgaaactggagacgcagccccgcatacaaCGCGGGTGcttcagggagattgcgggggtcccagcggcgggtaccccacaatcagacatcttaccccctatgctttggataggggataagatgtttgatcccagaatatccctttaacatacTCTCATGAAAACTCACCTTGGCTAAGTCTGCAGCTTACACCCATAGGTGGATTCCAAGCTCCATTTTTGCAGGTTAGGAATTTATAGTCTCCTTTTAACATATATCCCTCTGCACAGAAGTACTCTATAACACTACCAGAAGTGAAGGGCTTTTCACAGTGTGGGGGATGACATATGAATCCACCATTTTCTGGTTCTGGAGGTGGAGGACatactgtagaaaaaaaataaaaaaaacacataagagTTGGCAGTATAATACTAgtgccagacacaagcagcaacTATAGGACTTTTCACACTAAAAGAGTAAGTAGAGCCGGGCACAGTCACGATACACAAATTATGCACCTTACATCAGGTGTAGGACCAACAACTTGGTAGTGATTTATAGACAAATGAATGTCAAAGTGTTGCTCCGTAATGTGGTACTAGATAGCATTGCTGCAGGTGGTGTTACTCGTGTATATGAGTCCAGAAGATAAATACCATCTCTTAAAGAATGACTGAGCACTCACCTTGTATAGTGCAACAAGGGATATTTCTTTATTGACCACGGAGCACAGACACATCGGGAGGCAAGACTCAACGGGGGGTTTCAAACTTTGGGCGAGGGACCGTATCGCAACTTATGTGCTTCATCATGAACAAAGCGTAAGGCACAATATGGTCCGTCGCCCGATGTTTGAAAACCCCAGTTCCTGCACCATCTGTCTTGCCTCCCGATGTGTCTGTACTGCGTGGTCAATAAATAATGTCCCTTGTTGCACTGTACAAGATGGGTGCTCAGTCCTTCTTTAAGAGATGTAAACTATAGGACTTTACcccatgatttttttatggttacGTGTATTGCTTCAAAGTAGAGCCCTGCACCAGGATTGGGATCCTGCATGACCCAATAAAAACTTGGGTGCGGTAATGAGATTGTTGTGGATAGGAGCCTGCGGCCAAAGAACATACATGGAGTTCAACAAAATCCTGCAAACCTCTGAAAGGCAACAGGGGTTGATTAAATTGCAGAAGGGGTACTATTTCTAAAAGCGGTGATCAGAGGTTTGTGGGAGCGGGCGCGATTGGGGACACACCTTGCAGGAGTGGACTGTAACTGTCAGAAATCCAGTGGGAGAGGGATCCAGCGCAGGACTCTAATCCAAAGCTTTACAATCTATAAGTGTAtacatgttaggctgggttcacaccacgttttgtaactacagttcccgtatacggctgggaggaggggggacgccgcgcccgcactcagccgtataggggaaccgtatttaatgcatgtctatgagccaaccggagtgaaccgcagccttcgGTCAGCTGcattttcggccatatgcggtttccctattgcaggcaaaaacgtggtcgaccacgtttttgcctatggtcgggaaaccgcatacggcccaaaacgcagccgaccggaggctgcggttcactccggtcggctcatagacatgcattaaatacggttcccctacacggctgagtgcaggcaccgcgattaagccccgccccctcctcccagccgtatacgggaaccgtagttacaaaacatggtgtgaacccagccttatcaggAAGACAATTACTGTACAGAATGTATATATTTTGCAGTGTTACATGCACAGtcgcaaataaataaaaactttaaagCTTCAATAGGGAATCCACAATATTTTTCTTAACCTTTCAGATCTTTCAGATTAACACTGCTTTGCAAGAGTGAAGCCATGAGCATGTCAAGACAGGTTGACTAATGTCTCAGAGCAGATTGTCTGTTCCCTCAGGAGTCCATATTTAGTGTGAACTGCCCATGTGGCTTTAACAGCTGAGAACACACATTGAGGCTGCATAGGCAGGTCTTTTGAAGAAGAAGCAAGCAACTATATATTATTTATGCAATcaactatatattaaaataaatgtttgagTGCCTGTTatctatacaattttaaatgttccTGCTGCTGTCATTACCATTTcactcatttttttaatttttaaaattttttttttaactactgcTTACCTCTGCACATTTAACACAGAGaggagggagtacagagctgcTCTCGCCTAGTTGATTGAAAGGCCAGGAGCATGGCACAAACACAAAAGTCCTGCCAGTACTTCCTCATTTTTGTCTGCCTAAGTAGCCTGATATGGCGTACTTGGCCAGTGCACAGGACAGccatctgtccatatcaggaccACTAGAAG from Hyla sarda isolate aHylSar1 chromosome 11, aHylSar1.hap1, whole genome shotgun sequence harbors:
- the SUSD6 gene encoding sushi domain-containing protein 6, with protein sequence MVRERRTDTVAAVNGAHTDTGAEDPGAAICPPPPEPENGGFICHPPHCEKPFTSGSVIEYFCAEGYMLKGDYKFLTCKNGAWNPPMGVSCRLSQETNRNTSLGVPTLSIVASTASSVALILLLIVLFVLLQPKIKSFHHSRRDACVPGEQVSIMVDGVQVALPSYEEAVYGSAGNCIHSASSRVQIVLSEGPGEDRNIQQGVSHSNTREQCMESNHASGQTNTNMSQCPAGSTHRSETVLVHQTSSQWAAAAESRTLGREGAESENSDVQSLLSLSSEDYTDDIPLLKEA